A segment of the Ipomoea triloba cultivar NCNSP0323 chromosome 1, ASM357664v1 genome:
tatataaagattacgcaaaccataatattaggaattctatttgaatttacaattgtattagggatatgaattgtattaccatattttacaatattacgcaaaccataatattataggtatgTTTTGggagggaagttaaaactgaggatattgtttttattaatagtatagattagatAAAAACTTCGGTTATTATTTAATTCTAACATTGATGATTTCATCGTTATTACCATACAtttatatctatcatatcttaattttaaatttttttttgagccCACAAGGTGGTCCATGTCTTTCTCTATTTGTTTAATGGTCAGATTAGGTTCACCTGACTAATCTCCGTTCACTCCGGGAGACACTGAAGCTAGCCCAAGAAAAATTGTCACTTATGGAAATCGAACTCGGGTTATTTCACTTAACTATTATGTTgggttatttttaattatttatgtagGAATATTTAAGCATCATGCGTACAaaatgctaataataataataataataataataataataataataataataataataacattgaaTCGTGGGTGTATCATTTTATTACAGTGGCATTCCCTACTTTGTTGCCACTTTGCAATAGTTAAATTGGAAATTCAACGTTACAGTGGGAAATTGAGTTGGAAGCAGGAAATTGTACAGACCCCCCACGTGAGTTGATAGCCAAAGCCTAAAAGAGAAGTTGTTCATGCAACAACGTGGACAGCTGACCCGAAAGGAATAAGTGACTAAATCAACATTTTTCGATCAAGTTCGTAGCATAAAATTTTAATCATATAATTTATTGTTTGTATATGATTTATGAACTattgtacatttattatatgtttatacatCCACTTTAAGATAATAACTCtgtttttcttaaaaaaaaaaaaaaaaaaaNattgtttatacgaattgtattggaattgtagtataggaattgtattgttttaatattattctgtagtattggatttcgtgttttaatagcagatttatttgatacgaattatattggaattgtagtataggaattgtattgttttaatattattctattgtttatacgaattgtattggaattatagtatataaattgtattgttttaatattattctattattttaatttttttaatgtacaatattttgggcgggaaggaagatttcgttttggaggattttgtttttatatatataaagattacgcaaaccataatattaggaattctatttgaatttacaattgtattagggatatgaattgtattaccatattttacaatattacgcaaaccataatattataggtatgTTTTGggagggaagttaaaactgaggatattgtttttattaatagtatagattagatAAAAACTTCGGTTATTATTTAATTCTAACATTGATGATTTCATCGTTATTACCATACAtttatatctatcatatcttaattttaaatttttttttgagccCACAAGGTGGTCCATGTCTTTCTCTATTTGTTTAATGGTCAGATTAGGTTCACCTGACTAATCTCCGTTCACTCCGGGAGACACTGAAGCTAGCCCAAGAAAAATTGTCACTTATGGAAATCGAACTCGGGTTATTTCACTTAACTATTATGTTgggttatttttaattatttatgtagGAATATTTAAGCATCATGCGTACAaaatgctaataataataataataataataataataataataataataataataataacattgaaTCGTGGGTGTATCATTTTATTACAGTGGCATTCCCTACTTTGTTGCCACTTTGCAATAGTTAAATTGGAAATTCAACGTTACAGTGGGAAATTGAGTTGGAAGCAGGAAATTGTACAGACCCCCCACGTGAGTTGATAGCCAAAGCCTAAAAGAGAAGTTGTTCATGCAACAACGTGGACAGCTGACCCGAAAGGAATAAGTGACTAAATCAACATTTTTCGATCAAGTTCGTAGCATAAAATTTTAATCATATAATTTATTGTTTGTATATGATTTATGAACTattgtacatttattatatgtttatacatCCACTTTAAGATAATAACTCtgtttttcttaaaaaaaaaaaaaaaaaaagtggacaGGTGAGGAGAAAATTAAATGGGAAATGGCAGCAAATAAGTCAAATTGGAAATTCGACTTTTTATGTCCTTTACCTGGTCCAATTCATCAACGATACAAATGGTTTTGTTTATACAAATAACCAATCAAAAAAGACACAAATAAACCCAACTTCCAAAACCAgcacctcaaccaattaaaaaaaaaaaccaaaaaatacatCAATCTTACACCATCTAATAATCTAATCCAACGATTACTATTTGACCTcatagtactatatatatatattagttctcACCTGAATagaatcctatatatatatataatatatatatatatatatatatatatatatatatatatatatatacttctggTGCAtcgtttgtgtgcttaaggtgtatGATTTGTATATTTAAGGTGCGTCGACCTAAAGATTTAGGTGCACGTGGTTTATGTTTTTAAAGTGctttatttgtgtgcttaagatgcgtaatttgtgtacttaaagtgtgtcattgtaatgcttaaggtgcgtaaccgcacaaccgcacgggaacccttccatatatatatatatatatatatatattgtaatagcctttaactttaaaaaaaaacttttaaacatTAAAAGATAAGGTATAATTAATGAGAAATAACATAAAAGCTAAGAGGCATGGAGTAGATCAAGCatgccattttcattttcatgtcatttttattttcaatttgttAGAACACACTTTTTGCCAACATATTACTTGTCTTTCATGAtctatttatgatatttttgggattcatcatcaacataTGAGTATTTCACTATTTATAGATAAGTATTTCATGGTTTGCTTTCAATAAATGCAtacctatgttttttttttaaatagaaaaagaatttttttaataagcgCTTTTTAGGTGTTTGGTATTgaaaatttataacatttttgagatattggaagaaattaaaatgatatatttgataACTAGGGAGTCACAGCTTCAACATCTTGAGCTTTCAATGGGCCACGATGTACTTCTAATTTCTCAAATCTCAAGCCCTCAACTCTTTCTCATTTTTAGGGACAACGGCACCGATGACACTAGACCAGTGAGAGACGAAGCGGCAACGAAACTTACGACGGCTCCCTTCTTGACAGAAGGCATTAGGCACTAGGCAAATAGGCGCTTACTTAACAAACTAgtttattaaatttttcaaaaaaaaaaatagtttattaaattattgttttaatttgtaagtGCAAATTGTGTATGTGTAAGtgtaattgtatatatttaacTACCccgttttattaaaaattttaaatacaagaATAAAAATGTAGAATACCAGTTGTCTTAAATATATTTAACAAgcgttaattatattttgagaaaagggtcaaatacatcctcaaacattatactaaagtgcaattaagccctcaaactttaaaaaggttcaattaaacacatcaaCTTATCATTTTGGTGCATTCATATCCAATagcaggtcaccaacaggtaatacCCGGTAATTCAGTTTCATAGGGATAAAATCGGCCGCCGGCAACCGGAACGGCGACCGTTTTTCGGTCGCTAGTGCAGCCTGCGTCGCCTTCTTCTCAGTTGAAGAAAGCGACCAGTGGCCTTCTTCAACTAAGGAAGAAGGCGACGCCAGTCGCCTCCTCCTCCTGGAAGAAGGCGGCGACCGACTCCCCTTCTTCCTCAGTTGAAGAAGGCGACGCCGGTCGCCTTCTTCCTGTAGAAGAAGGCGTCGCCGGTCGCCTCCTTCTCCAGGAAGGGGGCAAATGCCGGCGActcttctttattattttttttaattttttttttaaatttttactgtTTATACGGAGGTCAATGGCCGGTGATGGCGGTCAACCGCCGGAAATGACGGTCAAAATGGTATAGTTACCGGAAACTTATTGGTTACCTGCTAAGTGGGCTTATTTGATTGTTTTTATGAagtttatgtgtttaattgaactttttaaagtttgagggcttaattgtaCTTTTGTATAATGTTTAGGGgtatatttgacccttttctcttatatttttggtcttaaatttataggtggtagtcTATTAATTTATAGGTGATATTTAATGATTCTGTTAACGaatgactaaaaataaacatgtcataataatattaagaccAAATATGAATGCTCtcataaaaatgactaaaaatgaattgtcacgtataaatctagaacaaaaaatagaattaaccctatttatcaattatttatatgtttgtctaattattttccatttagTCCATTCatgaatatttaataacttaataataataataacaataattattattacattaactATGATTTGATTGATATCGATtatttactctctctctctctctttttgagATTTGGTAATTTGGACCATTTAGGTGACTTACTTTTAtccctttcttcttccttttaattCGATAGAATTTCTTGTCAGGAGTATCATTCTTATGAACAACCGTAACTGCGATTCAAGCCGAATCAATATCCAGATCTGAAAGGGTGAGTTGGAGTTGGGTGAATGGCGGGATTCGTTGGAGCAGATAATGCAGAAGCTATAATTACAAGGATTGAGCATAAGTCGCGGAAGATTGAGAGCCTCCTCAAACAGTGCGTATTCATCCCGCTATCCTTCTGAAATTTCCACTTTAATCTCTGCATACTCGTAGGAAATAGGTCTGATCTTACGTTGTGTTTTTTGTTAGGTATAAACCAGTGGAAGCTCTGAAAACGGCTCTTGAAGGGTCGCCTCCCAAGACCAAAGATGAAAGATGCAAGGTTCAATATTTTCTCACCTCGTCTTCTCTTTCTAGGATTCGAATATTGATTGAGTTTGTTTATCATTATTTTGCGGGGTGTGTTTGTAGTCTGCGAATTGGATTGTAGTGCACAGGGCAATTATGGCTATAAAGGATTTGGACAGCTTGTTCTCTTCTCTAGATCCTGAGTACTATGATATTCTAATGAAGTGAGCTCCtcattccttctttttttttggtatagtaTTTTATCCATTAAATGGTGCAAGCACAACATTCCTGTTGTACAAGACCTGATCTAGGGCTTTGATATTGTGGCATGACACTAATGGTAACCTGAATATGAGGGAGCAGAAATATATGTGTTTAGTTGATAGAGGGTTTATACATGTTAGATTTACGAGAATGATGAAATTTAGGATGCTTTACTGCTTAGTAGTTTCTTCCTCGAGGGAAGATGCAGATGCTATTGTGCAGGATGCATAAAGTgcaaataagaaaaaaggaaggAATGAGAAGGGAAGCAATCAACTATAAATGAGACCTAGGCTTTTCACTAGATAAGTTTCCAAGTATGAAATAAGTGCAGGGATGGGAGGTCGGAGATTTTGTCATAGTTTTTTAGTAGGATTCTTCTTGAGTTTGCTTTCCTTGAATTAGCATGATCTTGAGTTCTCTAATTTTCTGAATAATCATAATCTGAAATCTGAAGACCGTATTTGCTTTCCTGACTTGGCTTGTGCCTAGTGGTATATTTCTTTGAACGGTTTGTGTTACAATATAGAATTATATAGGGTAGGAAGTTGTGCTTTTCGTACGACAATTGAAATGTTTTGTTAACAGAAATAAAACACAGCCTAGTTCAATAAGTGGCATGATTAGCTCTTAACTTCC
Coding sequences within it:
- the LOC116022827 gene encoding actin-related protein 2/3 complex subunit 5A, which encodes MAGFVGADNAEAIITRIEHKSRKIESLLKQYKPVEALKTALEGSPPKTKDERCKSANWIVVHRAIMAIKDLDSLFSSLDPEYYDILMKYLYRGLSTGDRPTCDQCLRIHEKLTEKAGLGCILRCLADTENTV